A window of Argopecten irradians isolate NY chromosome 14, Ai_NY, whole genome shotgun sequence contains these coding sequences:
- the LOC138308092 gene encoding divergent protein kinase domain 2A-like, protein MIPDHVRNRRSGSSQNRQMRNVRVVVSDAAATIRRLSWRTKCFLLATLCLSMYIYGSLIVSLTRNHLVDDAFLQTDKCPACYGHSLCWAFKDNQIKLKGWSQVRLLDFVNIKNVHFAEHSEHGQTMVLKKLAHDKELDEIDEKLCQDALRPVGCDIARVLMRTNTGDEIRRLGLLPKHLKGTASMFSCPTYNLIDKVMESYKEKLKPDNPEVMTRDKLQLYVTAITNPEPLMLQTFPSSDGWPFPEYYGACGRFIAVSYEGEPLYNYYNAPWPKRVNLMKKPLWNQLHENRFDECDGKNCLTFSTEDLCSRMESDLNYYAVCRNLLSKYANDADLGMPSGLLHDMPNFAVDDWDLEHLLNECVHPTATEGRLKAKERIIHALENLRNVEDSRDAAHRIS, encoded by the exons ATGATTCCGGACCACGTTAGAAATCGACGTAGCGGTTCCAGTCAAAACCGTCAAATGAGGAATGTTCGTGTTGTTGTGTCTGATGCTGCAGCCACCATACGCAGACTGTCATGGCGGACCAAGTGTTTCTTACTAGCCACTCTGTGTCTATCAATGTATATCTACGGCAGTCTGATAGTGTCCCTGACGCGGAATCACCTCGTAGACGATGCGTTTCTACAGACTGATAAATGTCCAGCTTGCTATGGTCACAGTCTTTGCTGGGCATTCAAAGATAATCAGATTAAATTAAAGGGTTGGTCACAAGTGAGGCTCCTGGactttgtaaatatcaaaaatgtacattttgctGAACATTCTGAACATGGTCAAACTATGGTTCTAAAAAAACTGGCTCACGACAAAGAACTTGACGAAATTGATGAGAAATTATGCCAAGATGCTTTGCGCCCAGTAGGCTGTGATATTGCACGAGTTCTGATGCGAACCAATACTGGTGATGAGATTCGACGTCTAGGGCTGTTACCAAAACATCTAAAAGGAACAGCGTCCATGTTCTCCTGTCCTACCTACAACCTGATTGATAAAGTGATGGAAAGTTACAAAGAGAAGCTGAAGCCAGACAACCCGGAGGTGATGACGAGGGACAAGTTACAACTCTATGTTACGGCTATCACTAACCCAGAACCATTGATGCTTCAG aCATTTCCTTCATCAGACGGTTGGCCTTTTCCAGAATATTATGGAGCTTGTGGAAGATTTATTGCAGTTAGCTATGAAGGAGAACCTCTATACAACTATTATAATGCTCCATGGCCTAAAAGGGTAAACTTAA TGAAGAAACCTTTATGGAACCAACTACATGAGAACAGATTTGATGAATGTGATGGAAAAAACTGTCTGACATTCTCAACAGAGGATTTGTGTTCCAGAATGGAGTCAGATCTAAACTATTACGCAGTGTGTAGAAACCTTCTATCAAAATATGCAAATGATGCAGATCTGGGCATGCCCAGTGGACTGCTACATGACATGCCAAACTTTGCTGTGGACGATTGGGACCTGGAACATTTATTGAATGAATGTGTGCACCCAACCGCGACAGAAGGTCGTCTCAAAGCCAAGGAAAGAATTATCCACGCTCTGGAGAACCTACGGAATGTAGAAGACTCTCGGGACGCAGCTCATCGTATATCatag